One part of the Vicia villosa cultivar HV-30 ecotype Madison, WI linkage group LG6, Vvil1.0, whole genome shotgun sequence genome encodes these proteins:
- the LOC131613754 gene encoding NDR1/HIN1-like protein 10, translating into MSHKPSPSKLSQDTVDGTSKLLGVILFVLLLAFCWALWFIISIALEGHSQMEFIIADASITEFNFTSDNTLYYNFKLNISVRNPNNDNEYMGMVHAISSYKGNKFGAVDIISHKLYGRTTNFLRSVVFYGNNLIKLNAQKFIEYENEMRLGIFNLDLKLDIILYSEPVPVYCLGLRVPLISIEKLESIFNITKCSREYQGWW; encoded by the coding sequence ATGTCCCATAAACCTTCACCCTCCAAGTTATCACAAGACACTGTTGATGGAACCTCCAAACTCTTGGGAGTTATCCTTTTTGTACTTTTGTTAGCTTTTTGCTGGGCACTATGGTTTATTATCTCTATCGCTTTGGAAGGTCATTCACAAATGGAGTTCATCATAGCCGATGCCTCAATCACTGAGTTCAATTTCACAAGTGACAACACTTTATACTATAATTTTAAGCTCAATATTTCTGTGAGAAACCCGAACAACGACAACGAGTATATGGGCATGGTCCATGCAATTTCTTCTTATAAAGGTAATAAATTTGGTGCAGTGGATATAATATCCCATAAATTATATGGCAGGACTACCAATTTTCTTAGGTCTGTCGTATTCTACGGGAACAATTTAATCAAACTCAATGCTCAAAAATTTATTGAGTATGAAAATGAGATGCGATTGGgaatttttaatttagatttgaAATTAGATATTATATTATACAGCGAACCTGTACCTGTTTATTGTTTAGGTTTGAGAGTTCCTTTGATATCCATTGAAAAATTAGAATCTATTTTCAATATTACCAAATGCTCCCGTGAATACCAGGGATGGTGGTAG